A stretch of the Roseisolibacter agri genome encodes the following:
- a CDS encoding DUF305 domain-containing protein — protein sequence MRQDHAHATASRLNLGASLLFATFAMAACSGSKDAGTDSAAGVAGDTAGVATAPAPAAQDTGMAGMAGMDHSQMTMHRPAPRDSNQAFLRMMGDHHEGLVAMSDSAQPRLTGATAKSDAQKLRQKQESEQQRMLAMLSGQYSDSVTPMIMPSNRAMIDSVTRAPQGAEADRAYYRQVIAHHREAIQMTEPLLPHLTGEVKQMAERMVADQRREIQEFERKASAGGQG from the coding sequence ATGCGACAGGACCATGCCCACGCGACGGCGAGCCGCCTCAACCTCGGCGCCAGCCTGCTGTTCGCCACCTTCGCCATGGCGGCCTGCTCCGGGAGCAAGGACGCGGGGACCGACAGCGCCGCGGGTGTCGCCGGCGACACGGCGGGTGTGGCGACGGCCCCCGCCCCCGCGGCGCAGGACACGGGCATGGCCGGGATGGCCGGGATGGACCACTCGCAGATGACGATGCACCGGCCGGCGCCGCGCGACTCCAATCAGGCGTTCCTGCGCATGATGGGCGACCACCACGAGGGCCTCGTCGCGATGTCCGACTCCGCGCAGCCGCGCCTCACGGGCGCGACCGCGAAGTCCGACGCGCAGAAGCTCCGGCAGAAGCAGGAGTCGGAGCAGCAGCGGATGCTGGCGATGCTCTCGGGGCAGTACAGCGATTCGGTGACGCCGATGATCATGCCGAGCAACCGCGCGATGATCGACTCCGTGACCCGGGCGCCACAGGGCGCTGAGGCGGACCGTGCCTACTACCGGCAGGTGATCGCGCACCACCGCGAGGCGATCCAGATGACCGAGCCCTTGCTCCCGCACCTCACGGGCGAGGTCAAGCAGATGGCGGAGAGGATGGTCGCCGATCAGCGTCGCGAGATCCAGGAGTTCGAGCGGAAGGCGTCGGCCGGCGGACAGGGCTAA